The Candidatus Bathyarchaeota archaeon genome has a segment encoding these proteins:
- a CDS encoding NAD(+)/NADH kinase, translating to MTRTVGIIARTDRKESIDLASKVVDDLEDRGIKVFLEPSLATNLGQTEKSMTIRKMKTDLVVTIGGDGTILRTCLRLPKPEPPILAIDMGARGFLTEVQPNEAMEAIENYLGGRYFIERYGKLASFIGRARLPDALNEVFITSRHLAKLLYVRIWRDDLMVMDCRADGIIISSRVGSTAYAFSAGGPVLDPSLDAFVLTPVCPATLARPFVFPSDLEVRIELIKPETAMLVIDGDYQKRINGRGSSILVKKSEWESSFIRFRGDFYKRLNTRLLFSREEGYESEKEK from the coding sequence TTGACAAGAACCGTAGGCATCATCGCTCGGACAGACAGAAAAGAATCCATTGATCTTGCATCCAAGGTAGTGGATGATCTTGAAGATAGAGGGATAAAGGTTTTTCTGGAACCCAGTCTCGCAACAAATCTAGGTCAGACAGAAAAATCAATGACAATACGGAAGATGAAGACTGATTTAGTGGTAACGATTGGTGGAGATGGAACCATTCTTAGGACGTGCCTAAGGCTCCCTAAACCTGAACCTCCCATCCTTGCAATTGATATGGGGGCTCGAGGCTTTTTAACAGAAGTTCAACCTAATGAGGCAATGGAGGCCATCGAGAATTATCTTGGTGGCAGGTATTTTATTGAACGTTATGGCAAACTTGCATCTTTCATTGGAAGAGCAAGACTGCCAGACGCGCTTAACGAAGTTTTCATAACTTCAAGACATCTCGCTAAGCTTCTCTATGTTCGCATATGGAGAGACGATTTAATGGTTATGGACTGCAGGGCAGATGGTATTATCATATCTTCAAGGGTTGGTTCAACCGCCTACGCTTTCTCAGCGGGAGGTCCGGTTTTGGATCCAAGCCTTGATGCTTTTGTCCTCACTCCAGTATGCCCAGCAACCCTCGCTAGGCCATTTGTATTTCCGTCCGATTTAGAGGTAAGAATAGAATTGATAAAGCCGGAGACCGCAATGCTTGTGATTGACGGAGATTATCAGAAAAGGATAAATGGTAGGGGCTCCAGCATTTTGGTTAAAAAGTCCGAATGGGAATCCTCATTCATCAGATTTAGAGGAGACTTCTACAAGCGTCTGAATACTAGGTTACTGTTTTCCAGAGAAGAAGGATACGAAAGTGAAAAAGAGAAATAA
- a CDS encoding signal recognition particle protein Srp54 — MALEKLGSAIYESLKKILRSSVVDEMAVKELVRDLQRSLLQADVNVRLVLELSKRVEERALKEKIPPGIPRKEHVIKVVYEELARFLGEKPIPLSVKPGNRNVFMLVGIQGSGKTTTAAKLAKYFQKRGFRTALICADTFRPGAFAQLKQLADQINVPIYGDEGEKDAVKIAIDGLRKFEDYEVVIVDTAGRHKDEHSLIEEMRMLEKAIKPDEIIMVIDGTIGQLASAQAEAFNKATTIGSIIVAKLDGSAKGGGALSAVASTGAPIKFIGVGEKIDALEPFDPPRFVGRLLGMGDLQSLIEKVREAEVKIPEKKAKDFLSGKFTLSDMYEQFEAVKKMGPLDRIFRMIPGLGYEIPQDKLDVAEEQLGKWRVIIQSMTPEERENPKIVNSSRIRRIARGSGTTEKDVKSLIQQYFMLRKMMKSLKRKRLPFFGRKIGL; from the coding sequence TTGGCTCTTGAGAAACTAGGATCAGCAATCTATGAATCTTTGAAGAAAATATTGCGATCCTCAGTAGTAGATGAGATGGCGGTTAAGGAACTTGTCCGTGACCTGCAAAGGTCTCTTTTACAGGCCGACGTAAACGTAAGGCTTGTTCTTGAGCTTTCCAAACGTGTTGAAGAAAGAGCCCTAAAGGAGAAGATACCCCCAGGGATTCCTAGGAAAGAGCATGTAATAAAAGTTGTCTATGAAGAGCTGGCTCGTTTCTTAGGCGAGAAACCTATTCCTCTATCGGTGAAGCCTGGAAATAGAAATGTCTTTATGCTTGTAGGAATACAGGGTTCGGGAAAGACGACTACTGCAGCGAAACTTGCAAAGTATTTTCAGAAAAGAGGATTTAGGACTGCTCTAATCTGCGCAGACACTTTTCGGCCTGGAGCTTTCGCGCAGCTCAAGCAGTTGGCAGATCAGATTAACGTGCCAATTTATGGGGATGAAGGGGAGAAGGATGCAGTAAAGATCGCTATTGATGGCTTGAGGAAATTTGAGGATTACGAGGTAGTTATCGTTGATACGGCAGGGAGACATAAAGATGAGCACAGCCTGATTGAGGAGATGAGAATGCTTGAAAAAGCCATAAAGCCAGATGAGATCATAATGGTCATTGATGGGACGATTGGACAGCTAGCTTCCGCCCAAGCTGAAGCCTTCAACAAGGCAACTACGATAGGATCAATCATAGTGGCGAAGCTTGACGGTTCTGCTAAGGGAGGCGGGGCCCTCTCGGCGGTTGCATCCACTGGTGCACCGATAAAATTTATTGGTGTTGGGGAAAAAATTGATGCATTGGAGCCTTTCGACCCTCCAAGATTTGTCGGTAGACTTCTAGGGATGGGAGACCTACAGAGTCTAATAGAGAAGGTTCGCGAGGCAGAGGTAAAGATACCGGAGAAGAAGGCAAAAGACTTCCTCAGCGGAAAATTCACTCTCTCAGACATGTATGAACAGTTTGAAGCAGTCAAAAAGATGGGTCCCTTAGACCGCATATTCAGGATGATTCCCGGTTTGGGGTATGAAATTCCACAAGATAAGCTCGATGTTGCAGAAGAGCAGCTCGGTAAATGGAGAGTCATAATACAATCGATGACCCCTGAGGAGAGAGAAAACCCTAAGATAGTGAATTCCTCTAGAATCCGTCGAATTGCAAGGGGATCTGGCACAACGGAAAAGGATGTTAAGAGTTTGATTCAGCAGTATTTCATGCTGAGAAAGATGATGAAGTCTTTGAAGAGGAAGAGACTTCCCTTTTTTGGAAGGAAAATTGGCCTTTAG
- a CDS encoding MFS transporter: MGTESRRESEGSDYKNVFALGFVSFFTDISTEMVLSLLPNFIVNLPGSNEAILGLIEGFAEAVSYGLRAISGVFSDRFRRRKAIVLLGYTISNIVKPLFYIVQTASEAFAIRVADRVGKAVRTAPRDALISESISEKHRGTAFGLHRTLDQAGAIIGPLIALGCILFLGLSQRDVFLLSFLPGIVAVLILLIGVKERVAASTRKLSLLRDIGTAVKGNFLFLLIIVAIFSLGSFNYSFVLIYAEESGIPIYMVPLFYTIINIAHTIIAIPIGVLSDRIGKEKALLIGYGAFLSAAGLMAAGPHFLFSPILVSAAFGLYAGIVETVQRAMVPEYVDRELIGTAYGVYYLVVGIAMLFANTIFGSLWLQFGSRSAALYSISFALFAMIGIMIFMLRKK; encoded by the coding sequence ATGGGGACGGAAAGTAGGAGGGAAAGTGAAGGCTCCGATTACAAGAACGTGTTTGCCCTAGGTTTTGTGAGTTTCTTCACAGATATTTCAACGGAGATGGTTCTAAGTTTACTACCAAACTTTATCGTCAATCTTCCCGGTTCAAATGAAGCCATCTTAGGATTAATTGAGGGATTCGCCGAGGCTGTTAGCTATGGATTGAGGGCGATTTCAGGCGTTTTCTCCGACAGGTTCAGAAGAAGAAAGGCGATTGTTCTCTTGGGATACACGATCTCCAACATCGTCAAGCCTCTGTTCTACATTGTACAGACGGCATCTGAGGCATTTGCAATCCGCGTGGCTGATCGTGTCGGTAAGGCGGTCCGAACGGCTCCCAGAGATGCTTTAATAAGTGAGTCTATTTCTGAAAAGCATAGAGGCACGGCGTTCGGTCTTCACAGAACTCTTGATCAGGCTGGAGCTATAATAGGGCCGCTTATCGCTTTAGGATGCATATTATTCCTCGGATTGTCCCAAAGAGATGTCTTTCTACTCTCTTTCTTACCTGGCATAGTTGCTGTGCTTATTCTACTGATCGGGGTTAAGGAACGAGTTGCCGCGTCAACAAGAAAGCTGAGTCTCCTCCGCGATATAGGAACAGCTGTGAAAGGCAATTTCCTATTTCTCCTCATAATAGTTGCAATTTTTTCCTTAGGCTCATTCAACTATTCATTCGTACTCATATATGCCGAGGAATCGGGCATTCCCATATATATGGTCCCTCTATTCTACACGATCATTAATATAGCCCACACCATAATCGCCATTCCGATCGGCGTTCTCTCTGATAGGATTGGAAAGGAGAAGGCGCTCCTAATTGGTTATGGAGCCTTTCTTTCTGCTGCGGGATTAATGGCCGCGGGCCCACACTTTCTCTTTAGCCCGATCCTTGTATCAGCCGCATTCGGTCTTTATGCAGGCATCGTTGAGACCGTCCAGAGGGCTATGGTACCGGAATATGTAGATAGGGAATTGATAGGGACCGCCTACGGAGTTTACTATTTGGTAGTCGGAATTGCCATGCTTTTCGCAAATACCATTTTCGGATCTTTGTGGCTTCAATTCGGCTCTCGATCAGCTGCTCTCTATAGCATATCCTTCGCTTTATTCGCAATGATTGGAATAATGATCTTTATGCTGCGTAAAAAGTAA
- a CDS encoding aminotransferase class I/II-fold pyridoxal phosphate-dependent enzyme — translation MRKAGFSQRLIDLRSDTVTLPTEEMLEAIRNAELGDDVFREDPTVEKLQEMAAKKMGKEAALLVPSGTMANLVSVMSNTKRGDSIILEAESHIYWYEVGGISSIAGVLPIPVKGEFGFMRPKDIEEAIREKEIHTAETTLVCIENTHNRAGGTIITPSQIRDVSRAAKSHGLTLYMDGARIFNAAVALKTDVREFTKYVDNLMFCLSKGLSCPVGSIIVGDEEFIERARKIRKMIGGGMRQAGVIAAPGIIALEKMIDRLEEDHRNARKLAEGLAKIEGIYIDLRRVQTNIVIFDVRGLGVEAEKFVDNLRERGVLALKFGQTKVRMVTHRGVSSEDIDITLGAVDEVVKEFKR, via the coding sequence ATGCGTAAAGCGGGTTTTTCGCAAAGATTGATTGATTTAAGAAGCGACACGGTAACTCTGCCGACAGAGGAAATGCTTGAAGCAATCCGGAATGCCGAGCTTGGAGACGATGTCTTTAGAGAAGATCCGACAGTTGAGAAGCTTCAAGAAATGGCTGCGAAGAAGATGGGTAAAGAAGCAGCTCTACTTGTTCCAAGCGGAACTATGGCAAATCTTGTTTCTGTGATGAGCAACACGAAAAGGGGGGACAGCATCATATTGGAGGCCGAATCTCACATCTACTGGTATGAGGTTGGCGGAATCTCTTCAATCGCCGGTGTACTTCCAATCCCGGTCAAAGGTGAATTCGGTTTTATGAGGCCAAAGGATATTGAGGAGGCTATTAGGGAGAAAGAGATTCATACAGCCGAGACGACTCTTGTCTGCATAGAAAATACACATAATAGGGCTGGCGGCACAATAATTACTCCATCTCAGATACGTGATGTCAGCAGAGCCGCCAAAAGCCATGGTCTAACCCTATACATGGACGGAGCTAGGATCTTTAACGCTGCAGTTGCTCTAAAGACCGATGTCAGGGAGTTCACGAAGTATGTGGATAATCTCATGTTCTGCCTGTCGAAGGGGCTGAGTTGCCCAGTCGGTTCAATAATAGTTGGTGATGAAGAGTTCATAGAAAGGGCGAGAAAGATTAGGAAGATGATTGGAGGTGGGATGAGACAGGCTGGAGTGATTGCAGCACCAGGAATTATAGCCCTTGAAAAGATGATTGACCGTTTGGAGGAGGATCATAGGAACGCTCGCAAACTTGCCGAAGGACTGGCGAAAATTGAGGGAATATATATTGACCTTAGGAGAGTGCAAACAAACATAGTCATATTTGACGTGCGCGGGCTCGGTGTTGAAGCAGAAAAATTTGTGGATAATCTTCGCGAGAGAGGCGTTCTCGCATTAAAGTTCGGTCAGACCAAAGTCCGCATGGTGACCCATCGCGGCGTCAGTAGTGAGGATATTGACATAACACTCGGCGCAGTAGATGAAGTGGTGAAGGAATTTAAAAGATGA
- a CDS encoding mRNA surveillance protein pelota codes for MRILQMDIKHDSISVLPEVLDDLWVLYNIIQKGDRVYAKTTREVKLGDRYERPEKGRRISIQLGVLVDSIIWDRYLNRLRVHGIVCECPEDIGALGSHHTLNITLDRPLRIVKNKWMQYQIDQLKKSTEKGVSPLIIIAIDDEGYCVAVLRGFGLDLKSEEKINLPGKLDSSGRQKALNELFKSASKCLENILIEEKLPIAIVGLGFIKNYFIKYLEEKKPEIFRKVIDVKSVNSVGEAGIYEAVRSGILSKAIQKLRIFEENRAVEEFLERIVKENPYATYGLLEIEKAAALGAVENMLVTDVYLGQGSGEEKQLIERLMRDVEQKGGRVTIISTGHEAGEKLNSFGGIAALLRFPLVQE; via the coding sequence ATGAGAATACTTCAAATGGATATTAAGCATGATTCCATATCAGTGTTACCAGAGGTTCTAGATGACCTATGGGTATTGTACAATATAATCCAGAAGGGTGACAGGGTCTACGCGAAGACGACGCGGGAGGTGAAATTAGGCGATCGTTATGAGAGACCTGAGAAGGGGAGGAGAATTTCCATACAGTTAGGCGTATTGGTCGATTCGATAATTTGGGACCGATATTTGAATAGGTTGAGAGTTCACGGAATAGTATGCGAGTGCCCTGAAGATATTGGCGCTCTTGGTTCCCATCATACGCTGAACATAACATTAGACAGGCCTCTTAGAATCGTGAAGAATAAGTGGATGCAGTATCAGATCGACCAATTAAAGAAATCTACAGAGAAAGGCGTTTCCCCGTTAATCATAATTGCAATTGATGATGAGGGATATTGCGTCGCTGTCCTACGAGGCTTTGGACTGGACCTAAAAAGCGAAGAAAAGATCAATTTACCTGGAAAACTTGACTCAAGCGGAAGACAAAAAGCTCTGAATGAACTCTTCAAATCAGCCTCTAAATGTCTAGAGAACATACTAATTGAAGAGAAACTTCCAATAGCCATAGTGGGACTTGGATTCATCAAAAATTATTTCATAAAGTATCTTGAGGAGAAAAAACCCGAGATATTTAGGAAAGTGATAGACGTGAAAAGCGTTAACAGTGTCGGAGAAGCGGGAATATACGAGGCCGTGCGTTCAGGTATCCTTAGTAAAGCGATACAGAAACTTAGAATTTTTGAGGAAAATCGTGCAGTTGAGGAGTTTCTTGAACGAATAGTCAAGGAAAATCCATATGCAACTTACGGTTTACTAGAAATCGAAAAAGCCGCAGCTTTAGGGGCAGTTGAAAACATGTTAGTAACCGACGTTTACCTCGGGCAGGGATCCGGCGAGGAAAAACAACTCATCGAACGGCTTATGAGAGATGTTGAACAGAAAGGCGGCAGGGTCACAATAATAAGCACTGGACATGAGGCGGGTGAAAAACTTAATTCATTCGGCGGCATAGCTGCACTGCTTAGGTTCCCGCTAGTTCAGGAGTAA
- a CDS encoding translation initiation factor IF-5A, translated as MSKPVDVGSLKPGTYVIIDDEPCRIVDLAKSKPGKHGSAKARVVAIGVFDGVKRTFVKPVDAKVDVPMIDKRSGQVIAALPTGVQIMDLETYEVFEASYPQEEDVKSRITQGVEVEYWRILGRTKIMRVK; from the coding sequence TTGAGCAAGCCTGTTGACGTAGGAAGTTTGAAGCCTGGCACATATGTGATCATAGATGATGAACCCTGCCGAATAGTCGATCTGGCCAAATCCAAGCCTGGAAAACATGGCTCCGCTAAGGCGCGTGTTGTTGCAATCGGGGTTTTTGACGGTGTAAAAAGAACTTTCGTTAAACCAGTTGACGCGAAGGTTGATGTTCCAATGATAGATAAGAGAAGCGGACAAGTGATCGCTGCTTTACCGACAGGAGTGCAGATTATGGACTTAGAAACCTATGAGGTATTCGAGGCCTCATACCCACAAGAAGAGGACGTGAAGTCCAGGATAACTCAAGGAGTTGAGGTTGAATACTGGAGGATACTTGGCAGGACCAAGATAATGCGTGTGAAATAA